A stretch of bacterium DNA encodes these proteins:
- a CDS encoding ABC transporter permease, with translation MSRTAAVSAVPPREEPAAAGRGGPAWSGARPRRRPRIPWGVRLAAAFIGGLIVVAAAAPLVAPHNPERGSLRARLTAPTLRAVDGRAHLLGTDHLGRDVLSRVIFGARVSLAVGFAAVAIGGAVGGALGLLAGYHGGWFDEVVMTVADAQLAFPFILLAIGIIAVLGPSFRNLIIVVGLSGWVTYARVLRAQVRAVRRREFVDAITALGGSAPRILLRHILPNVASTLMVIATLELARAIVLEATLSFLGLGVQPPTPSWGVMVQEGLEYLDSAWWIAVWPGLVLMLTSIVVSRTGDWLRDVLDPTLRGT, from the coding sequence GTGAGCCGCACCGCCGCGGTATCCGCCGTGCCGCCCCGCGAAGAACCGGCCGCCGCCGGGCGCGGCGGTCCCGCGTGGAGCGGCGCGCGTCCGCGGCGCCGGCCGCGGATCCCCTGGGGCGTGCGGTTGGCGGCGGCGTTCATCGGCGGGTTGATCGTGGTGGCGGCGGCGGCGCCGCTCGTCGCGCCGCACAACCCCGAGCGCGGCTCCCTCCGCGCGCGCCTGACGGCGCCCACGCTCCGGGCGGTGGACGGCCGGGCGCATCTCCTCGGCACCGACCACCTCGGGCGCGACGTGCTCTCCCGGGTCATCTTCGGCGCGCGCGTGTCCCTCGCGGTGGGTTTCGCGGCGGTCGCGATCGGCGGTGCGGTCGGCGGCGCGCTGGGTCTGCTGGCCGGCTACCACGGAGGCTGGTTCGACGAGGTCGTCATGACGGTGGCCGACGCGCAGCTGGCGTTCCCGTTCATCCTGCTGGCGATCGGCATCATCGCCGTGCTCGGGCCGTCGTTCCGGAATCTGATCATCGTGGTCGGCCTGTCGGGATGGGTCACCTACGCCCGCGTGCTCCGCGCTCAGGTGCGCGCGGTCCGCCGCCGAGAGTTTGTGGACGCGATCACAGCGCTCGGAGGGTCCGCGCCGCGGATCCTGCTGCGCCACATCCTGCCAAACGTCGCCTCGACGCTCATGGTCATCGCCACCCTGGAACTGGCGAGGGCGATCGTGCTCGAGGCGACGCTGTCGTTCCTCGGCCTCGGCGTTCAGCCGCCGACGCCGTCCTGGGGCGTGATGGTCCAGGAGGGACTCGAATATCTGGACAGCGCCTGGTGGATCGCGGTCTGGCCGGGGCTGGTGCTGATGCTGACCTCGATCGTCGTGAGCCGTACGGGGGACTGGCTGCGCGACGTGCTCGATCCTACGCTGCGGGGGACGTAG
- a CDS encoding MASE1 domain-containing protein, whose protein sequence is MDGHGSGLQERGCEPFSVRRAVEGVRPGGAAAEGSPARRANAGSILMRTAPMERNRRVTARLAEAVILAGIYFLTAKAGLRLAFLHPSATPVWPPTGIAIAVLLLRGPRAWPGIFLGAFAANLTTAGTVWTSLGIAAGNTLEAVAAAWLVNRYAGGRRAFDRLEDIVRFALTAALLSTALSATIGVTSLALAGFAPWRMYMPVWLTWWLGDAAGALVVTPLVLLWAAAPRLGWTARGAAERLIFLAGLLGVSAAVFGSRYPFGFAIVPFLIWAAFRFGARDATTVVALVAAVAVAGTLHELGPFAVAAAQPNVSLLYLSLFMAMMAIIVLTVARIVEDRAAAANELRRRMRAEEDARRTAERAVEQATRLAAVTAALSEAVTPRDVAAVIVAQTVEALGARAAAVSLLAEDGKMLELIHAEGYPAELTGRWRRFSPAQFGGIAECLRTGHVVSLETEADLDKLYPQREELPAAIRDGARAAVPLITHGSAIGVLYVNFGVLRRFGPDEAAFMRTLGHQCAQAVERARLYEREHHAAETFQRALLPVAIPQVPGFTIHTVYQPGARESNVGGDWYDVFRLPTGKIVVSVGDVAGRGLAAAVVMGELRQTIRTAALQHEQPAAVLEQASQALALAHGGAAMATAIVTVLDPVSSTLSYATAGHPAPILAVPGADPVALPTAGVPLGCVSGPQAPSWTLTLPAGALLVLYTDGLIEQQRDLAAGQDALMNAARRELAAPSGDPARAILRDVLGDQGASDDVAIVALGIDPEPLDRFDLTLPAEPASAAVIRQTVRRLARVAALDEKRAAALTVAVGEAVNNAIEHAYRAPGGAVRVRGVRDDGAVRVSIIDTGAWRPAHAPDGGGHGLRLIEELADSVEVRQAPDGTTVTVVMRLSRPDGAVRPAGGPAPAAGHVKPPVAAHIDGGARANRIVTTQSPARPPFGPAGARLSRQDGTVVVEAFGDLDATCVEAVRGTLAEAARADSPVVIVSFEDAGYIDSLTIRELFAFGQDLSTRRRSLALVVPAGSPLERILAIAGLTRQFQAFATVADARAALSEARS, encoded by the coding sequence GTGGACGGTCACGGCAGCGGGCTTCAAGAGCGCGGGTGCGAACCCTTCAGCGTCCGCCGCGCCGTCGAGGGCGTCCGGCCGGGCGGAGCCGCGGCCGAAGGAAGTCCCGCGCGGCGGGCGAATGCAGGTTCGATTTTGATGCGCACGGCACCGATGGAACGGAATCGACGCGTGACGGCGCGGCTCGCGGAAGCCGTGATCCTCGCCGGCATATACTTTCTCACCGCCAAAGCCGGTCTCCGCCTCGCCTTTCTCCACCCGAGCGCGACACCGGTGTGGCCGCCGACCGGCATCGCCATCGCGGTGCTGCTGCTGCGGGGCCCGCGCGCGTGGCCGGGCATCTTTCTCGGGGCGTTCGCGGCCAACCTGACGACCGCGGGCACCGTCTGGACCTCACTCGGCATCGCCGCGGGGAACACGCTCGAAGCCGTCGCCGCGGCCTGGCTGGTGAACCGGTACGCCGGCGGCCGCCGCGCCTTCGATCGTCTCGAGGACATCGTCCGCTTCGCCCTCACCGCCGCCCTGCTCAGCACCGCCCTCAGCGCGACGATCGGCGTGACGTCGCTGGCCCTGGCCGGATTCGCGCCCTGGCGGATGTACATGCCCGTCTGGCTGACGTGGTGGTTGGGCGATGCCGCGGGGGCCCTCGTGGTCACCCCGCTGGTACTGTTGTGGGCCGCCGCCCCGCGCCTCGGCTGGACGGCCCGCGGCGCGGCGGAGCGGTTGATCTTCCTCGCGGGCCTGCTCGGCGTCAGCGCCGCGGTGTTCGGCAGCCGCTATCCATTTGGTTTCGCGATCGTGCCGTTCCTGATCTGGGCGGCGTTCCGCTTCGGCGCCCGGGACGCGACGACCGTCGTTGCGCTCGTGGCCGCGGTCGCCGTCGCCGGCACGCTCCACGAGCTGGGGCCCTTCGCCGTCGCCGCCGCGCAGCCCAACGTCTCGCTGCTGTACTTGTCGCTGTTCATGGCGATGATGGCGATCATCGTCTTGACGGTCGCCCGGATCGTCGAAGACCGGGCCGCCGCCGCGAACGAACTGCGCCGGCGGATGCGCGCGGAGGAAGACGCCCGCCGGACTGCGGAGCGGGCCGTCGAACAGGCCACGCGCCTCGCCGCGGTCACGGCCGCGCTCTCGGAAGCGGTGACCCCGCGCGACGTCGCGGCGGTGATCGTCGCGCAGACCGTCGAGGCGCTGGGCGCGCGCGCCGCGGCGGTCTCGCTGCTCGCCGAGGACGGCAAGATGCTCGAGTTGATCCACGCCGAAGGGTATCCCGCGGAGCTCACCGGGCGGTGGCGGCGGTTTTCCCCCGCTCAGTTCGGCGGCATCGCGGAGTGCCTGCGCACCGGACACGTCGTCTCACTCGAGACCGAGGCGGATTTGGACAAACTCTATCCGCAGCGTGAGGAGCTGCCGGCGGCCATCCGGGACGGCGCGCGCGCCGCGGTGCCGCTTATCACCCACGGCAGCGCGATCGGCGTCCTGTACGTAAACTTCGGCGTGCTGCGCCGGTTCGGACCCGACGAGGCCGCGTTCATGCGGACGCTCGGACACCAATGCGCGCAGGCGGTGGAGCGGGCGCGCCTGTACGAGCGCGAGCATCATGCCGCCGAGACGTTCCAGCGAGCGCTGCTTCCGGTCGCCATCCCGCAGGTGCCGGGCTTCACGATTCACACCGTCTACCAGCCGGGCGCGCGCGAGTCGAACGTCGGCGGCGACTGGTACGACGTTTTCCGGCTGCCGACGGGCAAGATCGTCGTCTCGGTGGGGGACGTCGCCGGGCGCGGGCTCGCGGCCGCGGTCGTCATGGGTGAACTCCGCCAGACGATCAGGACGGCCGCGCTGCAGCACGAGCAGCCGGCCGCGGTGCTCGAACAGGCGAGCCAGGCCCTCGCGCTGGCGCACGGCGGCGCCGCGATGGCGACGGCGATCGTCACGGTCCTGGATCCCGTCTCATCCACGCTCTCCTACGCGACGGCCGGCCATCCCGCGCCCATCCTGGCCGTGCCGGGCGCCGACCCCGTCGCGCTGCCGACGGCCGGCGTGCCGCTCGGCTGCGTCTCCGGGCCGCAGGCGCCGTCATGGACCCTCACCCTGCCCGCGGGCGCGCTCCTCGTGCTGTATACGGACGGGCTCATCGAGCAGCAGCGCGACCTGGCCGCCGGGCAGGATGCCCTCATGAACGCGGCGCGGCGCGAACTCGCGGCGCCGTCGGGAGACCCCGCGCGCGCCATCCTCCGGGACGTGCTCGGCGACCAGGGCGCCTCGGACGACGTCGCGATCGTCGCGCTGGGGATCGACCCGGAGCCCCTCGACCGGTTCGACCTCACCCTTCCCGCGGAACCGGCGAGCGCGGCGGTCATCCGGCAGACCGTGCGCCGGCTGGCGCGCGTGGCGGCGCTCGACGAGAAGCGCGCGGCGGCGTTGACCGTCGCAGTCGGCGAAGCGGTCAACAACGCGATCGAGCACGCGTACCGCGCGCCGGGAGGCGCGGTTCGGGTGCGGGGCGTCCGCGACGACGGCGCCGTGCGCGTGAGCATCATCGATACCGGCGCCTGGCGGCCGGCGCACGCGCCGGACGGCGGCGGCCATGGGCTCCGGCTGATCGAGGAGCTGGCCGACTCCGTGGAGGTCCGGCAGGCTCCGGACGGGACGACCGTGACCGTCGTCATGCGCCTGTCGCGTCCGGACGGAGCGGTGCGGCCGGCAGGAGGTCCCGCGCCGGCGGCCGGGCACGTGAAGCCGCCTGTCGCCGCGCACATTGACGGCGGCGCCCGCGCAAACCGGATTGTCACGACACAATCTCCGGCCCGGCCGCCATTTGGTCCGGCCGGCGCGCGTCTGTCCCGCCAGGATGGAACGGTGGTCGTCGAGGCTTTCGGCGATCTCGATGCCACCTGCGTCGAGGCCGTCCGCGGGACGCTGGCCGAAGCCGCGCGCGCCGACTCCCCGGTGGTGATCGTCTCGTTCGAGGACGCCGGCTACATCGACAGCCTGACGATTCGCGAGCTGTTCGCGTTCGGCCAGGACCTCTCGACGCGCCGGCGGTCGCTCGCGCTGGTCGTGCCGGCCGGCTCGCCGCTCGAGCGCATCCTCGCGATCGCCGGCCTGACCCGGCAGTTCCAGGCGTTCGCCACGGTGGCGGACGCGCGCGCCGCCCTGAGCGAGGCGCGCAGCTAG
- a CDS encoding acetamidase/formamidase family protein yields the protein MTVHAVPPDRVHHSWDVRHAPTCTVESGDTIVVRTRDVSDNQITPASAAADLGRRDSKRSYPLAGPVYVKGAAPGDTLAVEILDLRTEGWGWTAFFPGRGLLAEDFQEPYLRIFDLTRGDVALMREDIAIPIEPFFGTMGVCPAGAREQPVMPPGTFGGNMDVRQLTAGATLYLPVQVDGGLFSCGDAHAAQGDGEVCITGIEAPMYGTLRLTVQKGRRLPAPQFAVPGPLVPRLNAGGWYGTTGVGSDLYRAAQDAVRAVIAHLSSAYGLSREDAYVLASLCVDLKISEIVDAGQYIVSALLPLGVFRPTA from the coding sequence GTGACCGTCCACGCCGTTCCTCCCGATCGGGTCCACCACTCCTGGGACGTCCGCCACGCTCCCACGTGCACCGTGGAGAGCGGCGATACGATCGTCGTGCGCACCCGGGACGTCAGCGACAACCAGATCACGCCGGCGTCCGCGGCGGCCGACCTCGGACGGCGGGATTCCAAGCGCTCGTATCCGCTCGCGGGACCGGTGTACGTGAAGGGCGCCGCCCCGGGTGATACCCTCGCCGTCGAAATTCTGGACCTCCGCACCGAAGGGTGGGGATGGACGGCGTTCTTCCCCGGCCGCGGGCTCCTGGCGGAGGATTTCCAAGAGCCGTACCTTCGCATCTTCGATCTCACCCGCGGTGACGTTGCCCTCATGCGTGAGGACATCGCGATTCCGATCGAGCCGTTCTTCGGCACGATGGGCGTCTGCCCGGCCGGCGCGCGGGAGCAGCCTGTGATGCCGCCCGGGACGTTCGGCGGCAACATGGACGTCCGCCAGCTGACCGCGGGCGCCACCCTGTACCTGCCGGTACAGGTGGACGGCGGGCTGTTCAGCTGCGGGGACGCGCACGCGGCGCAGGGCGACGGAGAAGTTTGCATCACCGGCATCGAAGCGCCGATGTACGGGACGCTGCGCCTCACGGTGCAAAAGGGACGCCGCCTTCCGGCGCCGCAGTTCGCCGTGCCGGGGCCGCTCGTTCCGCGCCTCAATGCCGGCGGGTGGTACGGCACGACCGGCGTGGGCTCCGATCTCTACCGCGCGGCCCAGGACGCCGTCCGCGCCGTGATCGCCCACCTCTCGAGCGCGTACGGGCTCTCCCGGGAGGACGCCTACGTCCTTGCCAGCCTCTGCGTCGACTTGAAGATTTCGGAGATCGTCGACGCCGGGCAGTACATCGTGAGCGCGCTGCTGCCGCTCGGGGTGTTCAGACCGACCGCGTAA
- a CDS encoding nuclear transport factor 2 family protein — MTVDDRRIPEPLRAAIEQLHAAIGRAADGDPRAIQALYSRSDDVTAFYGWGGYERGWEAVRERWNWAAAQFGGGTVAYQNLTTVATAEMAYTTDVETFRVRLAGRQAAGNHEIEAGADGPVEWSNRVTHIFRLEDGAWRLVHRHANRLEARRRPAGGPR; from the coding sequence ATGACCGTGGACGATAGACGCATACCGGAGCCGCTGCGGGCGGCGATCGAACAGCTGCACGCGGCGATCGGCCGCGCGGCGGACGGTGATCCGCGCGCGATCCAGGCGCTCTACTCTCGTTCCGACGACGTGACGGCGTTCTACGGCTGGGGTGGATACGAGCGCGGCTGGGAAGCCGTGCGGGAACGGTGGAACTGGGCGGCGGCGCAGTTCGGCGGCGGCACCGTCGCCTATCAGAACCTCACGACCGTGGCGACCGCGGAGATGGCCTACACGACCGACGTCGAGACCTTTCGCGTGCGCCTCGCCGGCCGACAGGCGGCCGGCAACCATGAAATTGAAGCCGGCGCCGACGGTCCGGTGGAGTGGTCGAACCGCGTGACGCACATTTTTCGGCTGGAGGACGGCGCGTGGCGGCTCGTGCACCGTCACGCCAACCGGTTGGAAGCGCGCCGCCGGCCGGCGGGCGGCCCGCGTTAG
- a CDS encoding LysR family transcriptional regulator, whose translation MPHRHDLSLLDLPQVETFVAVTSHGSFAKAAAVLFLTQPSVSTRIQGLERTLGQRLFERHGRGVRLTRAGGVFLPFAERLLHTVAEGRAALEATHAAEGGLLTVAAALSVSTYMLPDIIKGFRAEHPAARVSIRAGHSRDVLRMVLEQEAEIGLARGLAHPAVHTVRLGRDEIMLTVPPSHRFVRRRQVSLSEVVREPLILFDKGSSDWILITGFFRRSGLLPNVVLELEGIEAAKKMVEKGIGIALLPHLAIRRELRQRTLAAVPIGDARPLARYVDLVYRRQGALSDVARTFRHHVQAAYRG comes from the coding sequence ATGCCCCATAGGCATGATCTATCGCTTCTCGACCTGCCGCAGGTCGAGACCTTCGTGGCCGTCACCTCGCACGGCAGCTTCGCGAAAGCGGCTGCGGTGTTGTTCCTCACCCAGCCGTCCGTGAGCACGCGGATCCAGGGGCTGGAGCGGACGCTGGGGCAGCGGCTCTTCGAGCGCCACGGCCGCGGCGTGCGGCTGACCCGCGCCGGCGGGGTCTTCCTCCCCTTCGCGGAGCGGCTGCTGCACACGGTCGCGGAAGGCCGGGCCGCGCTGGAGGCGACGCATGCCGCGGAGGGCGGCCTCCTCACCGTCGCCGCGGCGCTGTCCGTCAGTACGTACATGCTGCCCGACATCATCAAAGGCTTCCGAGCGGAGCACCCGGCGGCGCGCGTCTCGATCCGGGCCGGCCACTCCCGCGACGTGTTGCGCATGGTGCTCGAGCAGGAAGCGGAGATCGGCTTAGCCCGCGGGCTGGCGCATCCGGCCGTCCACACCGTGCGGCTCGGCCGGGACGAGATCATGCTGACGGTGCCGCCGTCCCATCGCTTCGTCCGCCGGCGGCAGGTGTCGCTGTCCGAGGTCGTCCGCGAGCCGCTGATCCTCTTCGACAAGGGCAGCAGCGACTGGATCCTGATCACGGGGTTCTTTCGCCGCAGCGGTCTCCTGCCGAACGTCGTACTTGAGCTCGAGGGGATCGAAGCGGCCAAGAAGATGGTCGAAAAGGGCATCGGCATCGCGCTCCTGCCCCACCTCGCGATCCGGCGCGAGCTGCGCCAGAGGACGCTCGCCGCGGTGCCGATCGGCGACGCGCGCCCGCTCGCGCGGTACGTCGACCTGGTCTACCGCCGGCAGGGCGCCCTCAGCGACGTCGCCCGTACGTTTCGCCACCACGTACAGGCCGCGTACCGCGGCTAA
- the metC gene encoding cystathionine beta-lyase, with product MKHETRLVHAGRDPEQHAGTVNPPIHRASTILYPTVEAFERRTERKYGDTSSYGIYGTPITFALREALAELSGGARSLVTSSGLSAITQALAAFLRRGDHILVPDSTYGPTRNFCTGVLARFGVDTTFYDPAIGAEIAGLIRPNTKIVYTESPGSHTFEIQDVPAIAAAAHASGATVFFDNTWGTPLHFRAFDHGVDVEIQAATKYLAGHSDLMMGVITARTEALFRRLKDGIDEFGDCVAPDLCYETLRGMRTLHVRMKRHEESALTVARWLAGLPEVARVLHPALPDHPGHALWRRDFIGSSSLFAVLLRTESKDAVAAMLEGLALFKIGASFGGFESLIVPAQLANNRTVRPWSERGTLVRLHVGLEATDDLIADLEAGLRRLAAAPADWRPAKTG from the coding sequence ATGAAACACGAGACGAGGCTGGTCCATGCGGGCCGCGACCCCGAGCAGCACGCGGGCACGGTGAACCCGCCGATCCACCGCGCCTCGACGATTCTCTACCCGACGGTGGAGGCGTTCGAGCGGCGCACCGAGCGCAAGTACGGCGATACGTCGTCCTACGGCATCTACGGCACGCCTATTACATTCGCGCTGCGCGAAGCCCTCGCCGAGTTGTCGGGCGGCGCCCGGTCGCTCGTGACCTCGTCCGGGCTGTCCGCGATCACACAGGCGCTGGCGGCGTTCCTCCGCCGGGGGGATCACATCCTGGTGCCGGACAGCACGTACGGGCCCACGCGCAACTTCTGCACGGGGGTGCTCGCACGGTTCGGCGTCGACACCACCTTCTACGATCCCGCGATCGGGGCGGAAATCGCCGGGTTGATCCGGCCGAACACGAAGATCGTCTATACCGAGTCGCCGGGCTCGCACACGTTCGAAATCCAGGATGTCCCCGCGATTGCCGCCGCCGCCCACGCGAGCGGCGCGACGGTGTTCTTCGACAACACCTGGGGCACGCCGCTCCATTTCCGCGCATTCGATCACGGCGTGGACGTCGAGATCCAGGCGGCCACGAAGTACCTCGCCGGGCACTCCGACCTCATGATGGGCGTGATCACCGCCCGGACGGAGGCGCTCTTCCGCCGCCTCAAGGACGGCATCGACGAGTTCGGGGACTGCGTCGCGCCCGACCTGTGCTACGAGACGCTGCGGGGCATGCGGACGCTCCACGTGCGCATGAAGCGGCACGAGGAATCGGCGCTCACGGTGGCGCGCTGGCTGGCCGGCCTGCCCGAGGTGGCGCGCGTGCTACACCCCGCGCTGCCGGATCACCCCGGTCACGCGCTGTGGCGGCGTGACTTCATCGGCTCCTCGAGCCTCTTCGCGGTCCTGCTGCGCACGGAATCGAAGGACGCCGTCGCCGCGATGCTCGAGGGCCTTGCGCTGTTCAAGATCGGGGCGAGCTTCGGCGGGTTCGAGAGTCTGATCGTGCCCGCGCAGTTGGCGAACAACCGCACGGTCCGGCCGTGGTCCGAGCGGGGCACGCTCGTGCGGCTGCACGTGGGGTTGGAAGCCACCGACGATCTGATCGCGGATCTGGAAGCCGGACTGCGGCGGCTCGCCGCCGCGCCGGCCGACTGGCGGCCGGCAAAGACCGGCTGA
- a CDS encoding OsmC family protein, with translation MPDGTVATTVRSASIGQPGRALNSARTHHFVLDSSTKPEALSNTESFLAGISSCGVTLIENYAATNNIPLAGLSATITGVQDRADPTKFSRIEVRFELRGAGRADADRLVDVWRAR, from the coding sequence ATGCCCGACGGCACGGTCGCGACGACCGTCCGCAGCGCGTCGATCGGACAGCCCGGCCGCGCGCTCAACAGCGCGAGAACCCACCACTTCGTGCTCGACTCGTCCACGAAACCCGAGGCGCTCAGCAACACCGAGTCGTTTCTCGCCGGGATTTCATCCTGCGGCGTCACGTTGATCGAAAATTATGCCGCGACCAACAACATCCCGCTCGCCGGCCTGAGCGCCACGATCACCGGCGTTCAGGACCGCGCGGACCCCACGAAATTCAGCCGGATCGAGGTGCGCTTCGAGCTCCGCGGGGCCGGTCGCGCCGACGCGGACCGGCTGGTGGACGTCTGGAGGGCCCGCTGA
- the cax gene encoding calcium/proton exchanger produces MPTVHRRIPAPFRQLSLRWLLILVPLSIAAAAPGRWPLATFLLAGGALLPLSELIGSATQQIGLHAGPRVGGLLNATFANVTEFILAIVLVVHGETAVVKTALTGSILGNLLLVLGLALLAGGMRHRMQRYSAAAAGVHATSLTLAVIGLLMPALFFLTAGRPTAYQGEAVSVAVAAVLIVLYGAALVFTHRTHEHLFQTPASGERPECSRAWAIGVLAAASVVVAVESQLLVTTLEPAIGVLGFSKFFTGLVLVPLFGNAVEHSAAVRFALRDQLDVTLEIAIGSSTQVALFVAPALVFISLAADHPMDFIFTTFEVAAVGLAVLIVTFISHDGRSNWLEGAQLLAAYAIMAASAFFVTSS; encoded by the coding sequence GTGCCCACCGTGCACCGCCGCATCCCCGCTCCGTTCCGGCAACTCAGTCTCCGGTGGCTGCTGATCCTCGTGCCGCTGTCGATCGCCGCCGCGGCGCCGGGCCGCTGGCCGCTCGCGACGTTTCTGCTGGCCGGGGGGGCGCTGCTGCCGCTCTCCGAGCTGATCGGGAGCGCCACCCAGCAGATCGGATTGCACGCCGGGCCGCGGGTGGGCGGTCTGCTCAACGCGACGTTCGCCAACGTCACGGAGTTCATCCTGGCGATCGTGCTGGTGGTGCACGGCGAGACCGCGGTCGTCAAGACGGCGCTCACCGGATCGATTCTCGGCAACCTGCTGCTCGTGCTGGGGCTGGCGCTTCTGGCCGGCGGCATGCGCCACCGCATGCAGCGGTACAGCGCCGCGGCCGCGGGGGTGCACGCGACCTCGCTGACCCTGGCCGTGATAGGGCTGCTCATGCCGGCGCTGTTCTTCCTCACCGCGGGCCGGCCGACCGCGTACCAGGGCGAGGCCGTCAGCGTCGCGGTGGCCGCGGTGCTGATCGTGCTCTACGGCGCCGCCCTCGTCTTCACACACCGGACGCACGAGCACTTGTTCCAGACGCCGGCGTCCGGGGAGCGTCCGGAGTGTTCGCGGGCGTGGGCGATCGGCGTACTGGCCGCGGCCTCGGTCGTGGTGGCCGTCGAGTCGCAACTCCTCGTGACCACGCTCGAGCCGGCGATCGGCGTGCTGGGATTCTCGAAGTTCTTCACAGGACTTGTCCTGGTGCCGCTATTCGGAAACGCCGTCGAGCACAGCGCGGCGGTGCGCTTTGCCCTGCGCGACCAACTCGACGTCACGCTCGAGATCGCGATCGGCTCCTCGACGCAGGTCGCGCTGTTCGTCGCCCCGGCCCTCGTGTTCATCTCGCTCGCGGCGGACCATCCGATGGACTTCATCTTCACGACGTTCGAAGTCGCGGCGGTCGGATTGGCCGTGTTGATCGTCACGTTCATCTCGCACGACGGCCGCAGCAACTGGCTGGAAGGAGCGCAGTTGCTGGCGGCGTATGCCATCATGGCGGCTTCGGCGTTCTTCGTGACCTCGTCATGA
- a CDS encoding aminotransferase class III-fold pyridoxal phosphate-dependent enzyme: MTPTTGTSSASRQADLLDRAGRYLAGGGLGLFVLPPEVNLVIAEGRGSHITDIGGRDFIDYHLGSGPALLGHAHPEIVDAVQRQVAKGSTYYFLNEPVIRLAERLVDAIPCADQVHFVGSGTEATFFALRVARAAAGRPKILKFEGGWHGMNDYALWGTTPSHPSAYPNAEPDSLGIPEALRGQILVAPFNEAERAVEIIERHAAELGAVIVEPLQRVLLPVPGFLETLREVTRRHGIVLIFDEIVTGFRIAWGGAQEKYGVVPDLATYGKAMSGGFPMAAIAGRSDIMAHFDARRTERSRLVWASGTLNGNPVSSTAGLVALDVLGRPGAYEHFHRIGGRLRREIEAIGRRHGFSAQTPGEDAVFGVRFTDRRPLRTWADLLTSDKDLHLRWSIEMIKRGILVNPNEKFYLSLAHTDADVDRTLAACDDAFAAIRK; this comes from the coding sequence ATGACACCGACGACAGGAACATCCAGCGCAAGCCGGCAGGCGGATCTGCTCGACCGCGCCGGCCGCTATCTCGCGGGCGGCGGGCTCGGCCTATTCGTGCTGCCGCCGGAGGTCAACCTCGTCATCGCCGAGGGCCGCGGCAGCCACATCACGGACATCGGCGGCCGGGATTTCATCGACTACCATCTCGGCTCCGGCCCCGCGCTGCTCGGCCACGCCCACCCGGAGATCGTCGACGCGGTGCAGCGCCAGGTCGCCAAGGGCTCGACCTACTACTTCCTGAACGAGCCGGTGATCCGGCTCGCCGAGCGGCTGGTTGACGCGATCCCGTGCGCCGACCAGGTACACTTCGTGGGCTCGGGGACCGAGGCCACCTTCTTCGCGCTGCGCGTCGCGCGCGCCGCGGCCGGCCGGCCGAAGATCCTGAAGTTCGAGGGCGGCTGGCACGGCATGAACGACTACGCGCTGTGGGGGACGACCCCGTCGCATCCGAGCGCGTACCCGAACGCGGAGCCGGATTCGCTCGGGATCCCCGAGGCGCTGCGCGGTCAGATCCTCGTCGCGCCGTTCAACGAGGCCGAACGTGCCGTCGAGATTATCGAGCGCCACGCGGCCGAGCTCGGGGCCGTGATCGTGGAGCCGCTGCAGCGGGTGCTCCTGCCGGTGCCGGGGTTCCTCGAGACGCTGCGCGAGGTGACGCGGCGGCACGGCATCGTGCTCATCTTCGACGAGATCGTGACGGGGTTCCGGATCGCGTGGGGGGGCGCGCAGGAGAAGTACGGCGTCGTGCCCGACCTCGCGACGTACGGCAAGGCGATGTCCGGCGGCTTTCCGATGGCCGCCATCGCCGGCCGCAGCGACATCATGGCGCACTTCGACGCGCGGAGGACCGAGCGGTCGCGCCTGGTGTGGGCGAGCGGCACCCTCAACGGCAATCCGGTGAGCTCGACCGCGGGCCTCGTCGCCCTCGACGTGCTCGGCCGGCCCGGAGCCTACGAGCACTTTCACCGCATCGGCGGACGGCTCCGCCGCGAGATCGAGGCGATCGGCCGGCGCCACGGCTTCTCGGCGCAGACGCCCGGCGAGGACGCGGTGTTCGGCGTGCGCTTTACGGACCGCCGGCCGCTACGGACCTGGGCCGACCTGCTGACCTCCGACAAGGACCTCCATCTGCGGTGGTCGATCGAGATGATCAAGCGCGGCATTCTCGTCAACCCGAACGAGAAGTTCTACCTCTCGCTCGCGCACACGGACGCCGACGTGGACCGCACGCTCGCGGCGTGCGACGACGCGTTCGCGGCCATCCGGAAGTAG